A genomic stretch from Burkholderia pyrrocinia includes:
- the aruF gene encoding arginine/ornithine succinyltransferase subunit alpha — translation MLFVRPGKLTDLDALAHMARTAQPVLHSLPHDRAALEARVALSEDSFRADVDFAGEEFYLFVLEDSSTGKLLGTASIVAAAGYSEPFYAFRNDALIHASRELHVNRKIHALTMSHELTGKSRLAGFYVDPSLRGDAAAHLISRARMMYIAANRRRFTPEVFTLLLGVSDGNGASPFWEAVGRDFTDVDIASGGRSRTFIAEVMPAYPIYVPLLPEAAQRVLGEPNETALLAYDIHLEEGFEPDRFVDIFDAGPVLTAQVDRTACVKHGTECVVREAAHQQGDVAYMVSTGSGESFRCVLTDLPGDVGDAPLAGDVRAALGVKDGDVVRCVPLHRRDDEDLKGDAA, via the coding sequence ATGCTATTTGTTCGCCCCGGCAAACTCACGGATCTCGATGCGCTCGCGCACATGGCGCGCACCGCGCAGCCGGTCCTGCACTCGCTGCCGCACGACCGTGCGGCGCTCGAAGCGCGCGTGGCGCTTTCCGAGGATTCGTTTCGCGCGGACGTCGACTTCGCCGGCGAGGAGTTCTACCTCTTCGTGCTCGAGGATTCGTCGACGGGCAAGCTGCTCGGCACGGCGAGCATCGTGGCAGCGGCCGGCTACTCGGAACCGTTCTACGCGTTTCGCAACGACGCACTGATCCACGCGTCGCGCGAGCTGCACGTGAACCGCAAGATCCACGCGCTCACGATGTCGCACGAGCTGACCGGCAAGAGCCGGCTCGCCGGCTTCTACGTCGATCCGTCGCTGCGCGGCGACGCGGCCGCGCACCTGATCTCGCGCGCCCGGATGATGTACATCGCCGCGAACCGCCGCCGCTTCACGCCCGAAGTGTTCACGCTGCTGCTCGGCGTCAGCGACGGCAACGGCGCATCGCCGTTCTGGGAAGCGGTGGGCCGCGACTTCACCGACGTCGACATCGCGTCGGGCGGCCGCAGCCGCACGTTCATCGCGGAAGTGATGCCGGCCTATCCGATCTACGTGCCGCTGCTGCCGGAAGCCGCGCAGCGCGTGCTCGGCGAGCCGAACGAGACGGCGCTGCTCGCGTACGACATCCATCTCGAGGAAGGCTTCGAACCCGACCGCTTCGTCGACATCTTCGACGCAGGCCCGGTGCTGACCGCGCAGGTTGACCGCACCGCGTGCGTGAAGCACGGCACGGAGTGCGTCGTGCGCGAAGCCGCGCACCAGCAGGGCGATGTCGCGTACATGGTGTCGACGGGCAGCGGCGAATCGTTCCGCTGCGTGCTGACCGACCTGCCGGGCGATGTGGGCGACGCGCCGCTGGCCGGCGACGTGCGCGCGGCGCTCGGTGTGAAGGATGGCGATGTCGTGCGCTGCGTGCCGCTGCACCGCCGCGACGATGAAGATTTGAAGGGAGACGCAGCATGA
- the astA gene encoding arginine N-succinyltransferase: protein MIVVRVVQTGDVDALVSLAKETGPGLTTFKPDRDALAARIERTRRTLAGEAAPGEAGYFFVMEDSKTGDIAGVCGIESQVGLEQPFYNYRVSTVVHASQELGVWTRMSALNISHDLTGYAEVCSLFLSPRYRTGGVGGLLSRSRFMFIAQFRERFPERICAELRGHFDEDGTSPFWRAVGSHFYQIDFNAADYLSSHGRKSFLAELMPRYPVYVDLLPQDAQDAVGLTHRDTLPARKMLEAEGLRYQNHVDIFDAGPVLECHVNDLRTVRESVVVPVAIGVPDAQGDRPPTSLVSNTSLTDFRVGVAPGVVANGSFVLSADDAVALDVKAGDPVRVLPLKVKQG, encoded by the coding sequence ATGATCGTCGTTCGGGTCGTACAAACGGGCGACGTCGACGCGCTCGTGTCGCTCGCGAAGGAAACCGGGCCGGGCCTGACCACGTTCAAGCCCGACCGCGACGCGCTCGCCGCGCGCATCGAGCGCACGCGCCGCACGCTGGCGGGCGAGGCCGCGCCCGGCGAGGCCGGCTACTTCTTCGTGATGGAAGACTCGAAGACGGGAGACATCGCGGGCGTATGCGGAATCGAATCGCAGGTCGGTCTCGAGCAGCCGTTCTACAACTACCGCGTGAGCACGGTCGTGCACGCGAGCCAGGAGCTCGGCGTGTGGACGCGGATGTCCGCGCTGAACATCTCGCACGACCTGACGGGCTACGCGGAAGTGTGCTCGCTGTTCCTGAGCCCGCGCTATCGCACGGGCGGCGTCGGCGGCCTGCTGTCGCGCTCGCGCTTCATGTTCATCGCGCAGTTCCGCGAGCGCTTTCCGGAACGCATCTGCGCGGAACTGCGCGGCCACTTCGACGAAGACGGCACGTCGCCGTTCTGGCGCGCAGTCGGTTCGCACTTCTACCAGATCGATTTCAACGCAGCCGACTACCTGAGCTCGCACGGCCGCAAGTCGTTCCTCGCGGAACTGATGCCGCGCTACCCGGTATATGTCGACCTGCTGCCGCAGGACGCGCAGGATGCGGTCGGCCTCACGCACCGCGACACGCTGCCGGCCCGCAAGATGCTCGAGGCGGAAGGGCTGCGCTACCAGAACCACGTCGACATCTTCGACGCGGGCCCCGTGCTCGAATGCCACGTGAACGACTTGCGCACAGTGCGTGAAAGCGTCGTCGTACCGGTCGCGATCGGCGTGCCCGACGCGCAGGGCGACCGTCCGCCGACGTCGCTCGTGTCGAACACGTCGCTCACCGATTTCCGCGTCGGCGTCGCGCCGGGCGTGGTCGCGAACGGTTCGTTCGTGCTGTCGGCCGACGATGCCGTCGCGCTCGACGTGAAGGCCGGCGATCCGGTCCGCGTGCTGCCGCTCAAAGTCAAACAGGGATAA
- the astD gene encoding succinylglutamate-semialdehyde dehydrogenase — protein MTELFIDGAWVAGSGPVFASRNPGTDEIAWQGDSASAADVDRAVASARRAFAGWSALDFESRCAIVKRFAALLNERKEAIATAIGRETGKPLWEARTEVASMAAKVGISIQAYQERTGEKRQDMADGVAVLRHRPHGVVAVFGPYNFPGHLPNGHIVPALIAGNTVVFKPSELAPGVARATVEVWKEAGLPAGVLNLVQGEKDTGIALANHRQIDGLFFTGSSDTGTLLHKQFGGRPEIVLALEMGGNNPLVIGEVEDIDAAVHHTIQSAFLSAGQRCTCARRIFVPQGAFGDRFLARFADVTSKITADVFDADPQPFMGAVISARAAAKLVDAQSRLVEQGAKPIVAMTQRDPRLGFVNAAIVDVTGVANLPDEEHFGPLAQIVRYATFDEAIERANDTAFGLSAGLLADDARVWEHFRRTIRAGIVNWNRPTNGASSAAPFGGTGRSGNHRPSAYYAADYCAYPMASVESTQLTLPASLSPGLHF, from the coding sequence ATGACGGAACTCTTCATCGACGGCGCCTGGGTCGCAGGCTCGGGCCCCGTCTTCGCTTCGCGTAACCCGGGCACCGACGAGATCGCATGGCAGGGCGACAGCGCATCGGCGGCCGACGTCGACCGCGCGGTCGCGAGCGCGCGCCGCGCGTTCGCCGGCTGGTCGGCGCTCGACTTCGAATCGCGCTGCGCGATCGTGAAGCGCTTCGCGGCATTGCTCAACGAACGCAAGGAAGCGATCGCAACCGCGATCGGCCGCGAGACGGGCAAGCCACTGTGGGAAGCACGCACCGAAGTCGCGTCGATGGCCGCGAAGGTCGGCATCTCGATCCAGGCCTACCAGGAACGCACGGGCGAGAAGCGCCAGGACATGGCCGACGGCGTCGCGGTGCTGCGCCACCGCCCGCACGGCGTCGTCGCTGTGTTCGGCCCGTACAACTTCCCCGGCCACTTGCCGAACGGCCATATCGTGCCCGCGCTGATCGCCGGCAACACGGTCGTGTTCAAGCCGTCGGAGCTCGCACCGGGCGTCGCGCGCGCGACGGTCGAAGTATGGAAGGAAGCCGGGCTGCCGGCCGGCGTGCTGAACCTCGTGCAGGGCGAGAAGGACACGGGCATCGCGCTCGCGAATCATCGGCAGATCGACGGGCTGTTCTTCACGGGCAGCTCGGACACCGGCACGCTGCTGCACAAGCAGTTCGGCGGCCGTCCGGAAATCGTGCTCGCGCTCGAGATGGGCGGCAACAACCCGCTCGTGATCGGCGAAGTCGAGGACATCGACGCGGCCGTGCATCACACGATCCAGTCGGCGTTCCTGTCGGCCGGCCAGCGCTGCACGTGCGCGCGCCGCATCTTCGTGCCGCAGGGCGCGTTCGGCGACCGCTTCCTCGCGCGCTTCGCCGACGTCACGTCGAAGATCACGGCCGACGTGTTCGATGCCGATCCGCAGCCGTTCATGGGCGCGGTGATCTCGGCGCGCGCGGCCGCGAAGCTGGTCGACGCGCAGTCGCGCCTGGTCGAGCAGGGCGCGAAGCCGATCGTCGCGATGACGCAGCGCGATCCGCGCCTCGGTTTCGTGAACGCGGCGATCGTCGACGTGACGGGCGTGGCGAACCTGCCCGATGAAGAACATTTCGGCCCGCTCGCGCAGATCGTTCGCTACGCGACGTTCGACGAAGCGATCGAGCGCGCGAACGACACGGCGTTCGGCCTGTCCGCCGGCCTGCTGGCCGACGACGCGCGCGTTTGGGAGCACTTCCGCCGCACGATCCGCGCCGGGATCGTCAACTGGAACCGGCCGACCAATGGCGCCTCGTCCGCCGCGCCGTTCGGCGGCACGGGCCGCTCGGGCAACCATCGCCCGAGCGCGTACTACGCGGCCGACTATTGCGCGTATCCGATGGCGTCGGTGGAAAGCACGCAACTGACTTTGCCCGCGAGCCTGTCGCCGGGCCTGCATTTCTGA
- the astB gene encoding N-succinylarginine dihydrolase has translation MNAQEANFDGLVGPTHNYAGLSFGNVASLNNEKSAANPKAAAKQGLRKMKQLADLGFAQGVLPPQERPSLRLLRELGFSGKDADVIAKAAKQAPELLAAASSASAMWTANAATVSPSADTSDGRVHFTPANLCSKLHRAIEHDATRRTLSTLFADPAHFAVHEALTGTPALGDEGAANHTRFCAEYGKPGIEFFVYGRAEYRRGPEPKRFPARQTFEASRAVAHRHGLAEEATVYAQQDPDVIDAGVFHNDVISVGNRDTLFTHERAFVNKQAIYDTLTAALDARGARLNVIEVPDAAVSVNDAVTSYLFNSQLLSRADGSQVLVVPQECRENANVAAYLDRLAAGNGPIHDVLVFDLRESMKNGGGPACLRLRVVLNEAERAAVTSNVWINDTLFASLDAWIDKHYRDRLAPEDLADPALLDESRTALDELTQILRVGSLYDFQR, from the coding sequence ATGAACGCACAAGAAGCCAATTTCGACGGGCTCGTCGGCCCGACCCACAACTACGCCGGGCTGTCGTTCGGCAATGTGGCGTCGCTCAACAACGAGAAGTCGGCCGCGAACCCGAAGGCCGCCGCGAAGCAGGGGCTGCGCAAGATGAAGCAGCTCGCGGATCTCGGTTTCGCGCAGGGCGTGCTGCCGCCGCAGGAGCGGCCGTCGCTGCGCCTGCTGCGCGAGCTCGGCTTCTCGGGCAAGGACGCGGACGTGATCGCGAAGGCCGCGAAGCAGGCGCCCGAACTGCTCGCCGCGGCGAGCTCGGCGTCGGCGATGTGGACCGCGAACGCGGCCACCGTCAGCCCGTCGGCCGACACGAGCGACGGCCGCGTGCACTTCACGCCGGCGAACCTGTGCAGCAAGCTGCATCGCGCAATCGAGCACGATGCGACGCGCCGCACGCTGTCGACGCTGTTCGCCGATCCCGCACACTTCGCGGTGCACGAGGCGCTGACGGGCACGCCGGCGCTCGGCGACGAAGGCGCGGCGAACCACACGCGCTTCTGCGCCGAATACGGCAAGCCGGGCATCGAGTTCTTCGTGTACGGCCGTGCCGAGTATCGCCGCGGCCCCGAGCCGAAGCGCTTCCCGGCACGCCAGACCTTCGAGGCGAGCCGCGCGGTCGCGCATCGCCACGGGCTCGCCGAAGAAGCGACGGTCTACGCGCAGCAGGATCCGGACGTGATCGACGCCGGCGTGTTCCACAACGACGTGATCTCGGTCGGCAACCGCGACACGCTGTTTACGCACGAACGCGCATTCGTCAACAAGCAGGCGATCTACGACACGCTGACCGCCGCACTCGACGCACGCGGCGCGCGCCTGAACGTGATCGAGGTGCCCGACGCGGCCGTGAGCGTGAACGACGCGGTGACGTCGTATCTGTTCAACAGCCAGCTGCTGTCGCGCGCGGACGGCTCGCAAGTGCTCGTCGTGCCGCAGGAATGCCGCGAGAACGCGAACGTCGCGGCGTATCTCGACCGTCTCGCGGCCGGCAACGGCCCGATTCACGACGTGCTCGTGTTCGACCTGCGCGAAAGCATGAAGAACGGCGGCGGCCCCGCGTGCCTGCGCCTGCGCGTCGTGCTGAACGAAGCGGAGCGCGCGGCCGTCACGTCGAACGTGTGGATCAACGACACGCTGTTCGCGTCGCTCGATGCGTGGATCGACAAGCACTATCGCGATCGCCTCGCACCGGAAGACCTCGCCGATCCGGCGCTGCTCGACGAATCGCGCACGGCGCTCGACGAGCTCACGCAGATCCTGCGCGTCGGGTCGCTGTATGACTTCCAGCGCTGA
- the astE gene encoding succinylglutamate desuccinylase, with protein MPAAAPLDDFLAFTLAGTVPAVTDGACAGGAVRWLWLGDGLLALEPAATDGAARASVLVSAGVHGDETAPIELLSMLVRDLASGALPLACRLLVVLGNVPAMRAGERYLDDDLNRLFSGRHAQVPASREAPRAAQLESAAAAFFAAAPAGSTRWHIDMHTAIRASVFEQFALLPHTGTPPTRTMVEWLGDARIAAVLLHTAKGNTYSHFTAEHCGALACTLELGKVRPFGQNDLTRFAPADLAVRRLVSGARGGHPRSDAGAALPRVFTVIDQITKQSDALELFVAADVANFTAFARGTVLAQDGDYRYTVTHDEERIVFPNPTVKPGLRAGLLVVDTTRETLAALV; from the coding sequence ATGCCCGCCGCCGCGCCGCTCGACGACTTTCTCGCGTTCACGCTGGCCGGCACCGTGCCGGCCGTGACCGACGGCGCCTGCGCGGGCGGGGCGGTGCGCTGGTTATGGCTCGGCGACGGGCTGCTCGCGCTCGAACCGGCCGCAACTGACGGTGCGGCGCGCGCGAGCGTGCTCGTATCGGCGGGCGTGCACGGCGACGAGACGGCGCCGATCGAGCTGCTGTCGATGCTGGTGCGCGATCTCGCCTCGGGCGCGCTGCCGCTCGCGTGCCGGCTGCTGGTCGTGCTCGGCAACGTGCCGGCGATGCGTGCCGGCGAGCGTTATCTCGACGACGACCTGAACCGCCTGTTCAGCGGCCGTCACGCGCAGGTGCCCGCGAGCCGCGAGGCGCCGCGCGCCGCGCAGCTCGAATCGGCCGCTGCCGCGTTCTTCGCGGCGGCGCCGGCGGGCAGCACGCGCTGGCACATCGACATGCATACGGCGATCCGCGCGTCGGTGTTCGAGCAGTTCGCGCTGCTGCCGCATACGGGCACGCCGCCGACGCGCACGATGGTCGAATGGCTCGGCGACGCGCGCATCGCGGCCGTGCTGCTGCATACGGCGAAGGGCAATACGTATTCGCATTTCACGGCCGAGCACTGCGGCGCGCTCGCATGCACGCTGGAACTCGGCAAGGTGCGGCCGTTCGGCCAGAACGACCTGACGCGCTTCGCGCCGGCCGACCTGGCCGTGCGTCGACTCGTATCGGGTGCGCGGGGCGGCCATCCGCGGAGCGACGCCGGGGCCGCGTTGCCGCGCGTATTCACCGTGATCGACCAGATCACGAAGCAGAGCGACGCGCTCGAGCTGTTCGTCGCGGCCGACGTCGCGAACTTCACCGCGTTCGCGCGCGGCACGGTGCTCGCGCAGGACGGCGACTACCGCTACACGGTGACGCACGACGAGGAACGGATCGTGTTTCCGAACCCGACCGTGAAGCCGGGCCTGCGCGCGGGCCTGCTTGTCGTCGACACGACGCGCGAGACGCTCGCGGCGCTAGTCTGA
- a CDS encoding ABC transporter substrate-binding protein: protein MKLDWRKVAAHAVVAASVVAAGSAFAADLKEIRFGVEASYAPFEYKTPDGKLTGFDIDIGNAVCAKLKTKCVWVENDFDGLIPALQARKFDAINSDMTITDQRKHAIAFTDPIYTIPNQLIAKQGSGLLPTPQSLKGKRVGVLQGTIQEAYAKKKWAPAGVEVVPYQTQDLAYADLKSGRLDATFQDSEAGSKGFLTKPQGQGFGFAGGTVSDTEILGSGVGFGLRKNDAALKTALDQALKDLKADGTIDNLAKKYFSVPVTLK, encoded by the coding sequence ATGAAGTTGGATTGGCGTAAAGTGGCCGCGCACGCGGTGGTGGCGGCATCGGTCGTGGCGGCAGGCAGCGCGTTTGCCGCGGATCTGAAGGAGATCCGGTTCGGCGTCGAGGCCTCGTACGCACCGTTCGAATACAAGACGCCCGACGGCAAGCTGACCGGCTTCGACATCGACATCGGCAACGCGGTGTGCGCGAAGCTGAAGACGAAGTGCGTGTGGGTCGAGAACGACTTCGACGGCCTGATCCCCGCGCTGCAGGCGCGCAAGTTCGACGCGATCAACTCGGACATGACGATCACCGACCAGCGCAAGCACGCGATCGCGTTCACCGATCCGATCTACACGATTCCGAACCAGCTGATCGCGAAGCAGGGCAGCGGCCTGCTGCCGACCCCGCAATCGCTGAAGGGCAAGCGCGTCGGCGTGCTGCAGGGCACGATCCAGGAAGCGTACGCGAAGAAGAAGTGGGCGCCGGCCGGCGTCGAAGTCGTGCCGTACCAGACGCAGGACCTGGCCTATGCCGACCTGAAGTCGGGCCGTCTCGACGCGACGTTCCAGGATTCGGAAGCCGGTTCGAAGGGCTTCCTGACCAAGCCGCAAGGCCAGGGCTTCGGGTTCGCGGGCGGCACGGTCAGCGACACCGAGATCCTCGGCTCGGGCGTCGGCTTCGGCCTGCGCAAGAACGACGCGGCGCTGAAGACCGCGCTCGATCAGGCGCTGAAGGACCTGAAGGCCGACGGCACGATCGACAACCTCGCGAAGAAGTACTTCAGCGTGCCCGTGACGCTCAAGTAA
- a CDS encoding HDOD domain-containing protein, giving the protein MSTTEYLPRTALLDKLWARMNERGDFPLLSESLRATMAAMKNDDLDFTALVRVVLSDFALTQKVLRLANSAMYMAFGGNITTVTRALMVLGLDAVGHLVVGLKLVDHFHHSTPRRIDAKLELNRALLSGCVARKLTEHAELRGGEEAVVCTLMRQVGKLLVVCYLDSEWDRIRRRTAELNGDDAAACIDVLGVGFDEIGLEAAARWRLPDVIRAGMANDDHAAHADAFDDEYDDDRNAGHAADDGPADRVRWLRAVSRCSTDVASALAMPASPQRDARIATLAQHYGTELDMESDALVEIADLLAREEASDTVMREIVELRANADAIARAQAEPEACLEAGLADLRALPSEHVLTPVLALASESLLAGLAFTRTVMFVRHDDGTFAARLGFGPGVDTALDRLRFDERFEPDVFHLAITNSVGIFIEQAQDPKMLKRLPAWYLDAFDDTRAFVLLPVRVGTTTVALLYGDWAGAQPARKIAQQEMSVLNELARELGRFFPA; this is encoded by the coding sequence ATGTCAACCACCGAATACCTGCCCCGCACCGCGTTGCTCGACAAGCTGTGGGCCCGGATGAACGAACGGGGCGACTTCCCGCTGCTGTCGGAATCGCTGCGCGCGACGATGGCCGCGATGAAGAACGACGACCTCGACTTCACAGCGCTCGTACGCGTCGTGCTGTCGGATTTCGCGCTCACGCAGAAAGTGCTGCGGCTCGCGAACTCCGCGATGTACATGGCGTTCGGCGGCAACATCACGACCGTCACCCGCGCGCTGATGGTGCTCGGCCTCGACGCGGTCGGCCATCTCGTCGTCGGACTGAAGCTCGTCGACCATTTCCACCACAGCACGCCGCGACGCATCGACGCGAAGCTCGAACTGAACCGCGCGCTGCTGTCCGGCTGCGTCGCGCGCAAGCTGACCGAGCACGCCGAGCTGCGCGGCGGCGAGGAAGCCGTCGTCTGCACGCTGATGCGCCAGGTCGGCAAGCTGCTGGTGGTCTGCTATCTCGACAGCGAATGGGACCGGATCCGCCGGCGCACGGCCGAGCTGAACGGCGACGACGCGGCCGCGTGCATCGACGTGCTCGGCGTCGGCTTCGACGAGATCGGGCTCGAAGCGGCCGCGCGCTGGCGGCTGCCCGACGTGATTCGGGCGGGGATGGCCAACGACGATCACGCGGCCCACGCCGACGCGTTCGACGACGAATACGACGACGACCGCAACGCGGGCCATGCAGCCGACGACGGCCCGGCCGACCGCGTACGCTGGCTGCGCGCGGTGAGCCGCTGCTCGACCGACGTCGCGAGCGCGCTCGCGATGCCCGCGAGCCCGCAGCGCGACGCGCGCATTGCGACGCTCGCGCAGCACTACGGCACGGAGCTCGACATGGAGTCCGACGCGCTCGTCGAGATCGCCGACCTGCTCGCGCGCGAGGAAGCGAGCGACACCGTGATGCGCGAGATCGTCGAGCTGCGCGCGAACGCCGATGCGATCGCGCGCGCGCAGGCCGAGCCCGAGGCATGCCTCGAAGCCGGCCTCGCGGACCTGCGCGCGCTGCCGTCCGAGCATGTGCTGACGCCGGTGCTCGCACTCGCGTCGGAAAGCCTGCTGGCCGGCCTCGCGTTCACGCGCACCGTGATGTTCGTGCGTCACGACGACGGCACGTTCGCCGCGCGCCTCGGCTTCGGCCCCGGCGTCGATACGGCGCTCGACCGGCTGCGCTTCGACGAACGCTTCGAGCCGGACGTGTTTCATCTCGCGATCACGAATTCGGTCGGCATCTTCATCGAGCAGGCGCAGGATCCGAAGATGCTCAAGCGCCTGCCCGCGTGGTATCTGGACGCGTTCGACGACACGCGCGCGTTCGTGCTGCTGCCCGTGCGGGTCGGCACGACGACCGTCGCGCTGCTGTATGGCGACTGGGCCGGTGCGCAGCCCGCGCGCAAGATCGCGCAGCAGGAGATGAGCGTGCTCAACGAGCTCGCGCGCGAACTGGGCCGGTTCTTTCCCGCGTAG